In a single window of the Neodiprion virginianus isolate iyNeoVirg1 chromosome 1, iyNeoVirg1.1, whole genome shotgun sequence genome:
- the LOC124298231 gene encoding 39S ribosomal protein L32, mitochondrial yields the protein MASGLVNRVQIALQRFDNIIVNILSRRFPPEALCVVELNEGQNWPQPIPRRSPFSIENIIDNGFLWGVPTHKRTIEKRWKRRFGNPKYISKLLSPKTNILTCHTCGHDHEAGILCRHCYDKVMGETKEMQTAIVNDLGLNPVEKDVIVLYDGEKSEEMVDYWKNKKIVEVPRKRPNWFQKNLLQRTTEVPSDSKEVEPTHLA from the exons ATGGCGTCCGGCCTGGTAAATCGCGTTCAGATTGCTTTGCAGAGATTTGATAATATAATTGTGAATATTCTGAGTCGGAGATTTCCTCCAG AAGCGTTATGTGTCGTCGAATTGAATGAGGGGCAAAATTGGCCGCAGCCGATCCCTCGAAGAAGTCCATTTTCCATAGAGAATATTATTGATAATGGTTTTCTGTGGGGTGTTCCCACACATAAGcgaacaattgaaaaaagatgGAAACGACGCTTTGGAAACCCTAAgtatatttcgaaattgttgtcaccgaaaacaaacattttgacTTGTCACACATGTGGACACGATCACGAAGCTGGTATTCTTTGCA GACACTGTTATGACAAAGTAATGGGTGAAACAAAAGAGATGCAAACTGCTATTGTGAATGATTTAGGTTTGAATCCAGTCGAGAAGGATGTCATTGTTTTATATGACGGTGAAAAGAGTGAGGAAATGGTAGATTATTGGAAG AACAAGAAAATCGTGGAGGTACCTAGAAAGAGGCCGAACTGGTTCCAGAAAAATCTACTTCAACGAACAACGGAGGTACCTTCCGACAGTAAAGAAGTTGAGCCCACTCATCTGGCGtag
- the LOC124298214 gene encoding peroxiredoxin-2, which produces MRLLIILVTIAFSCFVTKSEGLFGEDEACYSFAGGTVYPTGTKHAGHQLQTTQAVIGKQAPFWEGTAVLGGEFKEIKLTDYKGKYLVFFFYPLDFTFVCPTEILAFSDRLNEFKKLNTEVIAASVDSQFTHLAWINTPRKEGGLENIKIPLLSDLTHKISKDYGVYLEDLGHTLRALFIIDGKGVLRQITMNDLPVGRSVDETLRLVQAFQYTDEHGEVCPAGWKPGQDTIIPNPVDKKKFFAKNLN; this is translated from the exons ATGCGGCTACTGATTATTCTCGTTACAATCGCATTTTCGTGCTTTGTTACGAAAAGTGAGGGCTTATTCGGTGAGGATGAAGCGTGTTACTCGTTCGCTGGTGGCACCGTATATCCAACCGGTACCAAACACGCGGGTCACCAGTTGCAGACAACTCAAGCAGTCA TTGGAAAACAAGCACCGTTCTGGGAAGGTACGGCTGTTCTTGGAGGCgaatttaaagaaattaaGCTCACGGATTACAAGGGAAaatatttagtattttttttttatccattggATTT CACCTTTGTTTGCCCCACGGAAATTCTTGCCTTTTCGGATCGATTGAATGAATTTAAGAAACTGAACACTGAGGTCATTGCTGCATCTGTTGACTCACAGTTCACTCACCTCGCCTGGATAAACACGCCTAGAAAGGAAGGAGgtcttgaaaatattaaaattcccTTGCTTTCCGATCTCACTCATAAGATATCAAAGGATTATGGAGTTTACTTGGAAGATCTTGGACATACTTTGAG AGCTCTTTTCATCATCGATGGTAAAGGAGTACTGCGCCAAATTACAATGAATGATCTCCCTGTTGGACGATCAGTCGATGAAACTTTGAGGCTTGTACAAGCATTCCAATATACAGATGAACACGGTGAAGTTTGCCCGGCTGGCTGGAAACCAGGACAAGACACG aTCATTCCGAACCCGGTGGATAAGAAGAAATTCTTTGCGAAAAATCTCAACTGA
- the LOC124298154 gene encoding chromatin assembly factor 1 subunit B has product MKCTIPEISWHNRDPVLSIDLKPGVNKTSDGKIFWRLATGGADSHVLIWHLTVNEVGATVVEFVGDLSRHQKAVNVVRFSPSGEILASGDDESAIMLWKERGEFEPPPLAGDDTNQNKEQWNLWKILRGHVEDVYDLSWSPDSNFLVSGSVDNTAILWDVEKGRSMGILSDHKGFVQGVSWDPSNQYVCTLSTDRQCRLFDINTKKTVQRVSKAKIPTPANHPLKDKTVRLFYDDTFQSFFRRLTFSPDGLLIIAPSGIIEPQESSEKLSNATIIFSRHNIKEPIVVLPSLEQFTVAVRCCPIYFKLREDGPVSMIGIPYRIVFAVATKSSVLIYDTQQVSPIAIISNIHYTRLTDIAWSSDGRLLVVSSTDGYCSIIHFQDGELGNVYESSLVNINDTTETKSVHSNSSKSKRKTNNAEKTEFIIDMCSDAMDIDITKPVKASDFSEEANNGNKDDKLVKNVQNTKSTDVDNVVLEETEDIKLVYTEESNTENISDIVKKTPPKPIVPNVIAAKTPRRVQLITLSSPRSGKKN; this is encoded by the exons ATGAAGTGTACGATTCCTGAAATATCCTGGCATAATCGCGATCCTGTACTGAGTATTGACCTAAAACCCGGTGTAAATAAGACTTCGGACGGTAAAATATTTTGGCGTTTGGCTACTGGTGGTGCGGATTCTCATGTTCTG ATTTGGCATCTCACAGTAAATGAAGTGGGAGCAACGGTTGTGGAGTTTGTTGGGGACTTGAGTCGCCATCAGAAGGCAGTTAATGTTGTAAGATTTTCTCCTTCGGGTGAAATCCTTGCATCTGGTGATGACG AGTCTGCGATAATGTTATGGAAAGAAAGGGGCGAATTTGAACCACCGCCACTTGCAGGGGATGATACAAATCAGAATAAAGAACAATGGAATTTATGGAAGATCCTTCGAGGCCACGTTGAGGATGTTTACGATTTGAGCTGGTCCCCTGATTCCAATTTTTTAGTCTCCGGCTCTGTTGATAATACTGCCATTCTGTGGGATGTTGAAAAAGGGCGAAGCATGGGTATATTATCAGATCATAAAGGATTTGTTCAAGGAGTTTCATGGGATCCGTCAAATCAATACGTGTGCACATTAAGTACAGACAG GCAATGCCGGTTATTTGAtataaacacaaaaaaaactgttcagCGCGTCAGTAAGGCCAAGATCCCCACGCCGGCCAATCACCCACTGAAAGACAAAACTGTACGCTTGTTTTATGATGACACTTTTCAATCCTTCTTCAGAAGACTTACGTTTTCACCCGATGGCTTATTGATTATTGCGCCATCTGGCATTATTGAACCTCAAGAATCTTCTGAAAAGTTGTCTAATGCAACAATTATCTTCTCCAGGCATAATATTAAGGA GCCTATAGTAGTGTTGCCGTCTTTGGAACAATTTACAGTAGCTGTACGTTGTTGTCCTATTTACTTTAAGTTGAGAGAAGATGGCCCGGTATCAATGATAGGAATTCCTTATAGAATAGTATTTGCAGTTGCTACAAAAAGTTCCGTCCTCATATATGACACTCAACAAGTTTCTCCAATTGCAATAATTTCGAACATTCATTATACCAGATTGACAGACATTGCGTG GTCGTCCGACGGACGTCTTTTAGTCGTTTCGTCAACAGACGGTTATTGttcaataattcatttccAAGACGGAGAATTGGGAAATGTGTATGAATCTAGTTTGGTAAACATAAATGACACGACAGAAACAAAATCTGTGCATTCAAATTCATCCAAATCAAAGCGTAAGACTAATAATGCCGAGAAGACTGAATTCATTATTGATATGTGCAGTGACGCAATGGATATTGACATTACGAAACCTGTGAAAGCATCTGACTTTAGCGAAGAGGCGAATAATGGTAATAAAGATGATAAACTTGTGAAAAACGTTCAAAATACAAAGTCGACGGATGTTGATAACGTAGTTCTTGAAGAGACGGAAGATATAAAACTTGTTTACACAGAAGAAAGTAACACAGAAAATATAAGTGACATTGTTAAAAAAACACCTCCAAAACCAATAGTTCCTAATGTGATAGCAGCTAAAACTCCGCGTAGGGTACAGCTTATCACACTCTCCAGTCCGAGAAGTGGGAAGAAGAATTGA
- the LOC124298118 gene encoding cell division cycle 5-like protein gives MPRIMIKGGVWRNTEDEILKAAVMKYGKNQWSRIASLLHRKSAKQCKARWFEWLDPSIKKTEWSREEDEKLLHLAKLMPTQWRTIAPIIGRTAAQCLERYEYLLDQAQKKEEGEDAADDPRKLKPGEIDPNPETKPARPDPKDMDEDELEMLSEARARLANTQGKKAKRKAREKQLEEARRLAALQKRRELRAAGITVSQKHKRKRGVNYNTEIPFEKRPALGFYDTSIEHVDPLAADFSRMRQQHLDGDLRQEKEEMERRKDKQKLKQRKENDIPMGMLNNQEPVKKRSKLVLPEPQISDQELQQVVKLGRASEVAREVATESGVTLSDSLLADYSLTPSAAATPRTPAATDRILQEAQNVMALTHVDTPLKGGLNTPLHSSDFSSILPANNVVATPNTVLATPFRSQRTDGTPTNSFNTPTSIRSQAGALVPTPVRDKLSINPEEGLEGSETPALHKQVKEQLRAGLSTLPTPRNDYEIVVPEGEGDDEKGNESSDNIIEDQADIDARRQQEIIEQQKRDLAQRSQVIQRDMPRPVDINMNILRPLMDSPLTDLQRAEELIKREMITMLQYDSLENPVTTVTKRGSSSSIVQATAFLEQHPYIDYDPEELAQARKLLEQEMAVVREGMAHGELSLDAYSTVWEECLSQILYLENQKRYTRATLASKKDRVEACERKLEENRVHMTGEAKRAAKMEKKLKILTGGYQTRAQGLSKQIHDLWEQIEQAHLELSTFKFLQAQEEAAVPRRLNALMEDVNRQTERERILQNKFAELQDQLQQLQVQ, from the exons ATGCCACGTATAATGATAAAAGGTGGTGTTTGGCGCAACACCGAA GATGAAATTCTCAAAGCAGCGGTTatgaaatatggaaaaaacCAATGGTCACGTATAGCCTCACTGCTTCACAGAAAGTCTGCTAAACAATGTAAAGCACGATGGTTCGAATGGTTGGATCCAAGTATAAAGAAAACAGAATGGAGTCGAGAGGAAGACGAGAAGCTTTTGCATTTGGCAAAGTTAATGCCAACACAATGGCGTACCATAGCTCCAATTATCGGACGTACCGCTGCTCAATGTTTAGAACGCTACGAATATTTGCT AGATCAAGctcaaaaaaaagaagaaggagaagatgCAGCTGATGATCCTCGCAAATTAAAACCAGGCGAAATTGATCCCAATCCAGAGACAAAACCTGCTCGCCCTGATCCAAAGGATATGGACGAAGATG AACTTGAAATGCTGTCGGAGGCCCGAGCTAGATTAGCAAATACTCAAGGTAAAAAGGCTAAGCGTAAGGCCAGGGAGAAGCAGTTAGAAGAAGCCAGACGGTTGGCGGCGCTTCAGAAACGAAGAGAATTACGAGCTGCTGGAATTACAGTGTCTCAGAAACACAAACGCAAACGTGGCGTAAACTACAACACTGAAATACCATTTGAAAAACGGCCAGCACTTGGTTTTTATGATACATCAATAGAACATGTTGATCCTCTAGCAGCTGACTTTTCTAGAATGCGTCAACAACATTTAGATGGAGACCTGAGGCAAGAAAAGGAGGAG ATGGAGCGACGCAAGGACAAGCAAAAGCTCaagcaaagaaaagaaaatgatattcCAATGGGAATGCTAAACAATCAAGAACCAGTTAAAAAGAGGAGTAAACTGGTCTTGCCAGAGCCACAGATATCTGATCAAGAATTACAACAAGTTGTCAAGCTTGGTAGAGCTTCTGAG GTGGCTCGAGAAGTTGCAACAGAAAGTGGAGTGACACTATCCGACAGCTTATTGGCGGACTATTCTCTGACTCCAAGTGCAGCAGCAACTCCTCGCACACCAGCTGCTACGGACAGAATTCTCCAGGAGGCTCAAAATGTGATGGCTTTGACCCATGTTGACACACCTCTAAAAG GTGGTTTGAATACACCGCTACACAGTTCGGATTTCAGCAGTATTTTACCTGCTAATAATGTTGTGGCTACACCCAACACTGTATTGGCAACGCCATTCCGCTCACAACGCACTGACGGTACACCTACAAATTCGTTCAATACGCCAACATCTATACGAAGCCAAGCTGGAGCTCTGGTACCGACACCTGTTCGCGATAAACTGAGTATCAATCCAGAAGAAGGACTGGAAGGTTCAGAGACCCCTGCTCTTCACAAGCAG gtGAAAGAACAGCTACGTGCTGGATTAAGTACTTTACCCACACCTCGGAATGATTATGAAATAGTTGTTCCTGAAGGTGAAGGAGATGATGAAAAAGGAAACGAGTCTTCAGACAATATAATAGAAGATCAAGCTGACATTGATGCTAGACGTCAACAGGAAATAATTGAGCAGC AAAAAAGGGATCTTGCTCAAAGATCACAAGTGATCCAACGAGATATGCCCAGACCCGTAGACATCAATATGAACATCTTGCGACCGCTTATGGATAGTCCACTAACGGACTTGCAGAGG gCCGAAGAATTAATAAAGAGAGAAATGATCACAATGCTTCAGTACGACTCGCTGGAAAACCCAGTGACTACAGTTACCAAACGAGGATCAAGTTCTTCAATTGTACAAGCTACCGCATTTCTGGAACAGCATCCCTACATAGACTACGATCCAGAAGAACTTGCGCAA GCTCGTAAACTTTTGGAGCAAGAAATGGCAGTTGTGCGGGAAGGAATGGCACATGGAGAACTAAGTTTAGATGCCTATTCTACTGTCTGGGAAGAATGTCTGTCACAG aTTCTATATCTGGAGAATCAGAAGCGATACACAAGAGCTACTTTAGCTTCAAAGAAAGATAGGGTCGAAGcatgtgaaagaaaattagaagaaaacCGTGTTCATATGACTGGGGAAGCAAAACGTGCAGCGAAAATGGAGAAGAAGCTCAAAATATTGACTGGAGGCTATCAG ACACGTGCACAAGGATTATCAAAACAAATACATGACTTATGGGAACAAATCGAACAGGCTCACCTCGAACTAtcaactttcaaatttctccAAGCACAAGAGGAAGCTGCAGTACCAAGGCGACTGAATGCACTCATGGAAGACGTCAATAGGCAAACTGAAAGAGAACGTAtcttgcaaaataaatttgctgAGCTTCAAGATCAGTTGCAGCAGTTACAAGTGCAATAA
- the LOC124298203 gene encoding cysteine and histidine-rich domain-containing protein morgana, with the protein MSESEEKMLHCYNRGCGKKYDPENNKEGDCIHHPGLPVFHDAYKGWSCCNKKCTDFTEFLNIKGCTKSFHTNVKPADPEKPAVDKSRMNEVIEVKPLVKNVNLSLPRPPYDSPQVTLIPVVSPALLQQIEGLAVQVTTSTETQIPIGEMCKRKGCKASYTKTLADQEPCTHHPGVPIFHEGLKYWSCCQKKTTDFSVFLEQPGCSQGTHLWLNEAKSKTIKCRMDWHQTGGFVVVSIFCKKYQPSRSNVRLNPVRLTVDLYFQEEDSRYELDVELRGVVNVEESSVNMLPTKVEIKLKKAEPGTWAKLETANPTKTIETPPVLQSESEKEESITAQVDAVDLSDL; encoded by the exons ATGTCGGAATCAGAAGAAAAGATGTTGCACTGTTATAATCGTggttgtggtaaaaaatatgatCCTGAAAATAACAAGGAAG GTGATTGCATTCATCATCCTGGACTGCCTGTTTTTCACGACGCTTATAAGGGCTGGTCgtgctgtaataaaaaatgtacagaCTTTACGGAATTTCTGAACATAAAAGGCTGCACCAAGTCCTTTCATACGAACGTCAAACCAGCTGACCCGGAAAAACCTGCCGTTGACAAATCTAGAATGAATGAAGTCATTGAAGTGAAACCTCTGGTGAAAAACGTTAACCTAAGCTTGCCTAGACCTCCTTACGACAGCCCTCAAGTTACTTTGATACCTGTTGTATCACCTGCCTTACTGCAGCAAATTGAGGGCCTTGCTGTACAGGTCACAACGTCCACAGAGACTCAAATTCCGATTGGTGAAATGTGCAAGCGGAAGGGATGCAAAGCCTCGTATACGAAGACTCTGGCTGATCAAGAACCGTGCACTCATCATCCAGGTGTACCTATTTTTCACGAGGGGCTCAAATATTGGTCATGTTGTCAGAAAAAGACAACAGATTTCAGCGTTTTTTTGGAACAACCTGGCTGTTCTCAGGGAACCCATCTCTGGCTGAACGAG GCTAAGAGCAAAACCATCAAGTGCCGAATGGATTGGCATCAAACCGGAGGGTTTGTTGTTGTTTCCATATTTTGTAAGAAGTATCAGCCTAGCCGGTCGAATGTTAGATTAAATCCAGTACGATTGACTGTGGATCTGTACTTCCAAGAGGAAGATTCCAGATATGAGCTGGATGTTGAACTCAGAGGG GTAGTCAATGTGGAAGAAAGTAGCGTAAACATGTTGCCGACTaaagtagaaataaaattgaaaaaagctGAACCAGGGACTTGGGCTAAGCTTGAAACCGCAAATCCAACCAAAACGATAGAAACACCTCCTGTCCTACAGTCAGAGTCTGAGAAAGAGGAGAGCATAACCGCACAAGTAGATGCTGTAGACCTCAGTGATCTTTGA
- the LOC124298125 gene encoding ADAM 17-like protease, translating into MKPRDLLLRILLILHNICNTCSLHDNLKYYETLHASHFQHKIVKRGAQHSYHPFNKINEVEFYTHGRNFRLFLTPRREVIHSNFKAYEVNEDGEETTVHVDHENFYHGRVFGEVDSYAHVHVDDGMLTATITVPDDDTYHIEPSWRHLPHADNRSMIVYKGSNVKLSWEHYEGGEGHTHGVPKTCGYVKEDAGADGTDEEDDKELENEINTQVVHAYNRTKRQTDTYEYTPTKTRCPLLLVADYRFYQEMGASNTKTTINYLISLIDRVHKIYNDTLWQERQEQDGFKGMGFVIKKIVVHSEPTRMRGGEIHYNMVREKWDVRTLLEVFSREYSHKDFCLAHLFTDLKFEGGILGLAYVGSPRRNSVGGICTPEYFKNGYTLYLNSGLSSSRNHYGQRVITREADLVTAHEFGHNWGSEHDPDITECSPSASQGGSYLMYTYSVSGYDVNNKRFSPCSLRSIRKVLQAKSGRCFSEPEESFCGNLRVEGDEECDAGLLGTEDNDSCCDKNCKLRRNEGAVCSDKNSPCCQNCAFMPVAIKCRDAQYATCEQESRCTGASSECPRSPPMNDGTGCLERGQCRHGKCIPYCETQGLQSCMCDTILDACKRCCRMSLNETCFPVDPQDILPDGTPCIQGFCNKGICEKTIQDVVERFWDIIEDININKVMRFLKDNIVGAVIICTAIVWIPASCVVSYVDRRRIKEAEKKWRWKHTDELIHPEDQRRIVHTQGSSRQRIQPT; encoded by the exons ATGAAGCCGCGCGATTTATTATTGCGAATTTTGTTGATACTGCACAATATCTGCAACACTT GCAGTCTTCACGACAATTTAAAATATTACGAAACGTTACACGCATCTCATTTTCAACACAAAATTGTGAAAAGAGGTGCTCAGCACAGCTATCATCCGTTCAACAAAATAAACGAAGTAGAATTCTACACTCATGGCAG GAATTTTCGCCTATTCCTCACCCCGAGGCGAGAGGTCATACATTCTAATTTCAAGGCATATGAGGTGAACGAAGATGGTGAAGAAACCACAGTTCACGTTG ACCATGAAAACTTTTATCATGGACGCGTCTTTGGAGAAGTGGATTCATATGCTCATGTACACGTTGATGATGGAATGCTGACAGCGACAATAACAGTACCAGATGATGACACTTATCACATCGAA CCTTCCTGGAGACATTTACCCCACGCAGATAATCGTTCTATGATCGTCTATAAAGGATCAAATGTGAAGCTGAGCTGGGAACATTACGAGGGTGGTGAAGGACACACTCATGGGGTTCCAAAGACCTGCGGATATGTTAAGGAAGATGCAG GTGCTGATGGTACAGATGAAGAAGACGATAAAGAGCTAGAAAACGAAATCAACACTCAAGTGGTGCACGCTTACAATAGAACGAAAAGACAAACGGATACTTATGAATATACGCCCACTAAAACTCGCTGTCCTCTGCTGCTGGTTGCAGACTACAGATTTTATCAAGAAATGGGAGCCAGCAATACGAAAACAACCATCAATTACTTG ATCAGCCTCATCGATAGAGTGCACAAAATATACAACGATACTTTGTGGCAGGAGCGTCAAGAGCAGGATGGATTCAAGGGAATGGgttttgtaattaaaaaaattgttgtacataGCGAGCCAACCCGCATGCGAGGGGGCGAGATCCATTACAACATGGTTCGCGAAAAGTGGGACGTTCGGACTCTACTTGAG gTATTTAGCCGGGAATATAGTCACAAGGATTTTTGTTTGGCGCACTTATTCACCGATCTTAAATTCGAGGGAGGAATATTAGGCTTGGCATACGTTGGTTCTCCACGTAGAAATTCCGTTGGAGGAATATGCACTCCGG AGTACTTTAAAAACGGTTACACATTGTACTTAAATTCTGGACTGAGCTCAAGCCGGAATCACTATGGTCAAAGAGTGATCACACGCGAAGCTGATCTCGTTACTGCACATGAGTTTGGACATAACTGGGGATCAGAACATGATCCTGATATAACG GAATGTAGCCCTAGTGCCAGTCAAGGAGGTTCTTATTTGATGTATACATACAGCGTTAGTGGATATGACGTCAATAATAAG CGCTTTTCTCCATGCAGTTTACGCTCAATCAGAAAAGTACTGCAAGCAAAGTCCGGCCGATGCTTCTCTGAACCAGAAGAATCGTTCTGTGGAAATTTGAGAGTAGAGGGCGATGAGGAGTGTGACGCAGGTCTTTTGGGTACAGAAGACAATGATTCTTGTTGCGATAAGAACTGTAAACTACGTCGTAACGAAGGCGCCGTCTGCAG CGATAAGAACTCTCCGTGCTGCCAAAACTGTGCATTCATGCCAGTTGCAATAAAGTGCCGCGATGCTCAGTACGCTACATGTGAACAGGAATCAAGATGCACTGGGGCATCGAGTGAATGTCCTCGATCACCTCCAATGAATGACGGTACTGGATGCTTGGAGCGAGGTCAATGTCGTCACGGAAAGTGCATTCCGTACTGTGAAACTCAAGGACTTCAGAGTTGCATGTGTGATACAA TTCTAGACGCGTGCAAACGATGTTGCAGAATGAGCCTCAACGAAACTTGTTTCCCTGTTGATCCCCAAGATATTTTGCCAGATGGCACACCTTGTATTCAAGGATTTTGTAATAAG GGAATATGTGAGAAGACGATCCAAGACGTTGTTGAACGTTTCTGGGATATTATTGAGGACATAAACATCAACAAAGTGATGCGGTTTTTGAAGGACAACATAGTTGGTGCTGTGATAATTTGTACAGCAATAGTTTGGATACCAGCGAGCTGCGTTGTCAGTTACGTAGACAGACGTCGGATAAAGGAAGCAGAGAAAAAATGGCGTTGGAAGCACACGGACGAGCTTATTCACCCGGAGGATCAAAGACGAATAGTTCATACACAGGGTTCGTCAAGGCAGAGAATACAACCTACTTAA
- the LOC124298239 gene encoding uncharacterized protein LOC124298239 isoform X2, producing MTENCFTKLLKHGQKFDEGVKKLTETWRYPQRILGGYGADLKAAEASLKTLKDDLLQFQNINNDAESRKSYMSEMETFLEESQHVYEDIVQSCNDMETVLSEYGYENPQDESVEQSESDSVVDTSLIPSDVTDDLLEVEFTPNMTWRQKPKTMGMP from the exons ATGACCGAAAACTGTTTCACCAAGTTACTAAAACACGGGCAAAAATTTGACGAAGGTGTGAAAAAACTGACCGAGACGTGGCGATATCCTCAAAGAATATTGGGAGGTTATGGCGCAGACTTGAAAGCGGCAGAAGCTTCTTTGAAGACTTTAAAAGATGATCTGTTGCAGTTTCAG AACATTAACAACGATGCCGAATCGAGAAAAAGTTACATGTCTGAGATGGAAACATTTTTAGAAGAGTCGCAACATGTTTATGAAGATATCGTGCAGTCATGCAACGATATGGAGACTGTCTTATCAGAGTATGGATATGAAAATCCGCAAGACGAGAGTGTCGAGCA GTCAGAATCGGACTCTGTTGTGGATACCAGCCTAATTCCATCTGATGTCACTGACGATCTTTTGGAAGTTGAATTTACTCCAAATATGACTTGGCGACAGAAACCGAAAACGATGGGAATGCCGTAG
- the LOC124298239 gene encoding uncharacterized protein LOC124298239 isoform X1 has product MTENCFTKLLKHGQKFDEGVKKLTETWRYPQRILGGYGADLKAAEASLKTLKDDLLQFQKNINNDAESRKSYMSEMETFLEESQHVYEDIVQSCNDMETVLSEYGYENPQDESVEQSESDSVVDTSLIPSDVTDDLLEVEFTPNMTWRQKPKTMGMP; this is encoded by the exons ATGACCGAAAACTGTTTCACCAAGTTACTAAAACACGGGCAAAAATTTGACGAAGGTGTGAAAAAACTGACCGAGACGTGGCGATATCCTCAAAGAATATTGGGAGGTTATGGCGCAGACTTGAAAGCGGCAGAAGCTTCTTTGAAGACTTTAAAAGATGATCTGTTGCAGTTTCAG aaGAACATTAACAACGATGCCGAATCGAGAAAAAGTTACATGTCTGAGATGGAAACATTTTTAGAAGAGTCGCAACATGTTTATGAAGATATCGTGCAGTCATGCAACGATATGGAGACTGTCTTATCAGAGTATGGATATGAAAATCCGCAAGACGAGAGTGTCGAGCA GTCAGAATCGGACTCTGTTGTGGATACCAGCCTAATTCCATCTGATGTCACTGACGATCTTTTGGAAGTTGAATTTACTCCAAATATGACTTGGCGACAGAAACCGAAAACGATGGGAATGCCGTAG